The Ogataea parapolymorpha DL-1 chromosome III, whole genome shotgun sequence nucleotide sequence TTACACGCAGGGGAGTCTTACATTGAGCTCAATTCCGGCGAAATTGTAATTACTCTGGTATCCATTATGTCAAAAATTGGGGCAAGATATTTTAAGGGTTCACATTGTTTTTAGGCTATTGTATATTTTAtctggtgtacggatgCATAAAGGTGAATTGTCTGTTCTGGCTGAGTATTTAAGCTATGCTGACAGAGCAAATGAAGTATGCCTCGCACACAATCTGAATCCCAGTTCCCGTCCAACTCCAGGGTAGTTATTGTGGTTACCTTGTGTTTTTTTACCTTGTTATTGATTCTCACTCTGGCCGTGTTCTGGGGGGTGCAGATATATTCAAAGCTTGTGCTACCATTATTCCCAAGATCCTGGAGTCAGGCCTCCGGAACCAGTCACCACAGAGACCTTCCCCCCTCTTACGATGAAACCCGGCTATCAGATAACCCCTATATTTACCCAGGAATAAAGCCGTCATATTCCATTCAGGAGTTGAAGCTGCTGCGATGCTACTTAGATCACAGAGGCCGGCTGTGCCATGTTACTGTGGCGCAGCGAATCGACCCACAAACGATGAAGGAAtacgacgagatccagctcTCGGATGACTATCTGCCAGATTACAGTAGTGATTCTCTGTCCCTCCAGGCTCCAACTCCTTGCCACAACCCAGAATCCAGGTAATTGGGAACTGGCCGCTCCCAGATATtatgccaaaaaaaaacggCAAGCGTCGCGACGGCTCGCAGCAGAAGCAAAACTATATATAAATTGCAGATAAATAAAAGACTTTCATCGTTACCCAATTTCTCACATCATGTTACAATCGGAGTCTTTAGAGCTGGCGAGAAGATACTGGACGTACAGCAACGATGGGTCCAGATATGCgttttttgcttttctGGCTGCTATAATTGTCATCTTTCTTATCTTCACTTGTATGCTTAATGTCCGCAGAATTAGACGGGGAAGAACTCCTATAATTTCGCAATATCTGGCACCTCCAAGCTACTATCAGTCACAGCATCAAAGTCCGGATGGCAACAGCGTGCCGTTGCCGACTTACACACCACAGCCAAATCCTAACCAGGACATCGGGTATTACGACATTAACGGAAACTTTATTCCGTACTCGAAAGCCAGTGGTCCTGGCGGACCCAACGGGCCTGTTGGGCCCAATGGGCAAAGTGGAGTGAATGGAGGCAGCCAGACGGCTCCAAATCCCTTCGACCAGCAAGGAACAGGCCAAACCAGCTCGCCATATGCTCAGCCTCCCGCCACCGAGCCAATAAGCTCGCCACAGCAGGTGTACTCTCGCCCAACCGATACCGAGACATATCCTGCGTATACTTCGCATTCTTCCGGCGCGAATGCCCCGGCAAACTACACTCCTCCGCCAGGGCCACCTCCGACTCATAAAAAGGACTACTAGAGTAGTCGATGGTGCAAGGATGGAATTTTATGTAAAATATAATTCGTTTATGAATAACCAAGATAAAGTGCAAAAGCCAAATAAGCCAGCCGCCAACTCACTAAAACAGgtcgagaagaagaaacgTGAGGTATTCAAGGCAGTTTTGGCTAGTCCGTATTCTCGCCGTAGCCTGTGGCCGGCTGTGGGTGCCAAATTACAGAACGATCTGGTCGATCTACTGTGTTCGATGCTCGAGCAGATAGGCACTTTCAACAAGCTTTCGCAGGCGGAGAAAAAATCCTCTGGACTGGAGAAGCCCTCTATTAGCGAGTATGTCATTTATGGGTTCAATAGTTGCATGAAAGCTCTTGAAGAGCAGTCAAAAAAGATCCAGTCTATGAAACTAGTCTTAAACAGCGACCACACTCTTAGATATCTCTTTGTGTGCAAGCTGGATATGACGACACCGCTActtttccagcacttcCCTATTTTGAGCGCATATGCGAATGTGAAGTTGATTCAACTACCAAAAAATACACACCAGAAATTACAGAAAGTCCTAGGTCTGAAAAAACCAACAGAGGTGTTGGTTTTGGCCAAAGGAGCTGCAAAAATGTACCCATTGCTTGCTGAGCTTGCTGAGGGCGTGGAGGACGTGGACATCGAGTTTCTTCGAAGCGGGCCCTTTGAggcaaaaataaaacaCATATTGACGCAACAAACAGTTAAAAAATAGCAATGTATATTAGAGTGTCGCATGCGCTAGTTTGGATGCCAATTGATGCACTTTCGTGAGTGGACGGCGTCCTAAGTCGGTGAGCAGCCGCGACACTGACTCGGAGGTCCAATTCGGAGCCCGTGTGGAAAACAGCGGTTTGGATGTATGATCTAGACCATCCACAAACTGGTTGCTAAGCTTATTGAAATATAGTAACGATGAAGCCCTTGTCATTCCCACATAGAGAACTCTGCGCTGGGTATCGTTGAGACGGTAGTTGTTGCCCGAAAGTATGAAAACGATGGGGAATTCAAGGCCCTTGGCGGTGTGGAtggttgaaaaattgactTCATTGTCATTAGAGGTCTTGATGCTATTGCTGGTCACCAGCGTATCGTTGTTGTAATTTTCCATGAAATAGGAGAGAACTGTATGTTCTAGTGGTTTCTGTGCCTTTGCTCGCTGTAAAGTATTGTAGATGGTGTCAAAATGGAGTCTGtactccagcagctggtctTTGGTGAAACCGTCCGCGCTCAGGACTTTATCGAACCCTAGCTCTTTTCCCATTTTCAGCAGCGTTATCAGGATCTGGTCAGGGTCGTTCTGGTTCAATTCACTCCTGCATTTGGCAATATATTTCACATAATGCGGTAGCATGTCTAATTTTTTCGGTTTTTCGTAGTCGGAGTCATGCAGATATTCGAACACAGGCACGTCGTGTTCGGTTGCCAGCGAGACGGCCTTGCGAAGAGTCGCCTCTCCAATATTGGGGACGGTTGAAAGCGAGCAAAGAAGCGGAAAGTTGACCCGCGGATCAACCAGCACGCGCACATACTGCATTAAAAACGACAATGGGCTCTGGAGCCAGCGTGggttgctgttgagcttgCAAAGCCCGAACCGGCCCCTTTCGCTGAAATAATTCAGCACAGAGTCGACTTCGCGGTTGGTGTAGCTCAGAATTGCAATATCGGAAGGCTTTATGGCACCCCCAGAGATGTCCACCAGCCGTGTAACTTCGTCGTAGATAAATTCGCGTTCCTCGGCCGGAGAGGTGAAAgaaagacgaagaggagaAAGCCCGCACGGTGGCTTCACGCTGTGATGAATGGGAGTGCTGTGTCCCAAAACTGCGTTTGCAAACTGCAGCACCTCGGGCGTGGACCGAAAAGACTGGTTCAGGTGCACGATATTGGGTTTTGGGTGTCGTTCCATCAATCTCTCCCAGTTTTGCCTGAACGATGCTCCCAAAAAGCCGTAGATTGACTGGTCAGAGTCCCCGGCAAGCGTCAGATGCCGGCCCTTGCTGATCTGAAGCACGAGGTTCATGACTGCCGGATACACGTcctggaactcgtcgacAAAGACAACCTTGTAGTTCTCAACAAATTTGGGCGGCGAGTGCAGCAGGCTGGAACACTCCTCCAACACGTCGTCGTGGGTGAAAACCTGCGTCGACCCAAACATCTCCATGATGCGTGCCACCACGGCGACGTCGctggtcgatcgacgcgcgCCGCGCAAGTGCGATCGCAACTCCGCCATAGAGCTTGCGCTGCGGCCCATGTCAACCAGCCTGGCCAGTCGGCGGAGATCGTCGTCATCCAAAATGTTCCAGTCAGTGTACTTGCACCCTACCACCTTGCCTGCAAACGAGTGGAACGTCATGACGGGTATCTGGGCAGCCATGGGCCCCAGAACAGCACGGAGTCGCGTTCGAAGATCGTTGACCGAGCGGTTGGTGAGGCTGAGCACTAGCAGATTATCTGGCCGGATCCCGCTCTGCGACTGCGTGCTGAGCAGGTACGCAATTCTGCTGGCGATCGTTCTGGTCTTGCCAGATCCAGGCCCAGCCTTGATCCCAAGCAAGGTGTCGGGGCTGAAATCGCTCGTAATCGCGGTGTGTTGCTGTTCTGTGCACTTTATCTCTAATTCCATATGGACTATAAATGTATAAACACCAGCATGACACCCAGCTAAAAGATTGCGCGACAGATAATTTCTGATCTATcgcaaaatatttttcatcatttATTTACTCTTTTCGAATCCCTGTCTGGCGATCTTTTCCGCCTCGATGCGTGCCCTTTCCGGGTCGAGAAATTCAAAATGGTCTGTCTCTGGTGCCATGGCCGagttgaacttgatcaCCATGGGGATACCATTTGGAATGTTCACAGAGCTAATCGCCTCGTCATCAATAGCATATAGATGTTTGACCAGAGCCCGCACGATGGACCCGTGTGTCACCATGAGAACCGTCTCGTCGGCCTCCAGATGCGGCACCACGTGCTTATTGTAGAAGGGAAGCAGTCGTTTGGTCACCATCTGCAACGACTCGGCACGGGGCAGTTCGTCCTTTGCCACCTTTGCGTATCGCCTGTCGTCGATGCAGTAGTACTTGTCGCCCGGATCCACGGCTGGAGGACACCCTTTAAAGGCGCGTCGCCAGAATTGGTACCTTTCCTTGCCATACAGCTCCAAAATGTGGCTTTTGGGCTCGCCCTGGAGCTTGCCGTAATGCCGCTCGTTCAATCTCCAGGACTTGACCTCGTCGATATACTGGCAGTTCATCTCCTCCAGTATGATATTAGCGCTCTCTATGGCCCTCGACAGTCTCGAAGTGAAACAGATGTCGGGTTGCACGTATCCGGATTCTAAGATCAGCTTAGCCGAATGACGAGCTTGCTCTCTTCCCGTTTCGCTAAGCTTGATGTCCACCCACCCACAAAATCGATCATCCTTGTTCCACAGCGATTGGCCATGTCTGATCAAAATCAGTGTTCCTGGCATGTTGTCTCTTAATCAGCTAACGCAATTAAATTTCTAGCTAAACATTTTTATGGCGGTGCTAGCCTGTCTGATATTTACAATCGTTCAACTCTTCATTTGCCACTTAGCTAAGATCTGTATCATGAACTTGAGTCGCAGAATATTTCCTGCCCAAAGACGGTTTGCCTCGTCCCTCACAGCCATCAATGAGCTCCAGCAGGCAAAGATGCTGGCGCGTGTGCAGAAGTTTGACGACAAAACCAAAATATTCGATAAGCTCGACAATCTACATATGCTTGTTCTCCGGAAGGGCTACTACAACGTCAACATCAATAAGTTGGGCTTCCAGTCGAACTCGCCAGAAATCCGCGACAGATATTCCAACTTGTACCATATTTTCGACATCGAGGAGGCATTGTCGCAGCATTTCACCAAGATGCCCCTGTTATCCGCTCCTCAACCAACAACCACTTTCACCGGCAGCGGTTCGAGCCTGATGGTGGTTTTGAATTCTATGAGACAGCGCAAGGACTCCCCGGTGGAAAATCACATCAAGTTATTGCACCGCCTCGCGAGAAACGATGTGGAACTGAAACGCGGCATTCAGGACGTTCTCAAGacttttgagaaagaggaCGACTTTTTCTACCAATATGTTCTCGATTTGTgggagaagaaaaaagagttcAGTCGTATGGTTGCTAAACAaagaaaagcaaaagaagCGGCACAGGAAAAAAGCTGATTCATATACAACAGCAGCTACCCAAATATCCTCCGATTTTGATCTCCTTACCCCACCAAACCATGCACAGCTCCCTCAAAAATTGACGGTCTGATGTACTATAAGGATCTAGACCCATCTCATAAAGGTCGTGAGGCTCAACCCATAGGCTGTGGTCACGAGAAGCGTGATCAACTAGCGTGTCAGACTCACTCGTTCCCTCGTTCAAATGGTCAGATTCGCTGTTATTTATTATGTCGACCAGGATCGTGAACAGCTTAGTGGtcagtttctggaaataTCCAATCAAGGACACCAGCCGTTCAACCTTTGTCTGGTCGACATCATCGAGCAAATCatattcttcttcaaattcaTCCCTTGGGCTCTCGCTGCTTCCTGCGGTAGCCCACCACGAAAATCCTTTCCAAACAACTTCACGGACTGAGAGCGGCTCTGTGGTTGCTCTCGCATGGGGAGGAAGCTTGACCTCCAAATCCTCTATGCGAAGATCTCCCCGAACAACGTTATCAAAGAAGGCAGCATACACAAGCTTGAAGCGGTTGAAATCTCTAGGCGTCGCGAGGATTGGCTTCGACGATCCGGATGCCACCAGAAGCGGCTCTCCTTGATCTGTACTGGGCAGCAGCAAAGAATAGTGGTAGAGCTCTgacttttccaaaatgatCTGGTCAGAAGTTGAGGCTATGAACCCATTCTTTTGTGACTTCAAAAACCCGATATCGTTAACACACACGTTGTATAGCGGTGTGAGATGTTCCAAGGTTTCCTGCTGGATCACCCTGGATTTAATCAACATGAGCTTCAAATCCTTTGGAATCGACGATATCAGCGAAACGCAGTAGATGATCTTGGACAGCTCGCTGATCGAGCGATGAGAGTTTTGCGGTGCATAAATAATGATTTTTTTACGAGTCAATGCCAGCTTCCACAATCGGTATACCAAAGGGCCGAGGATCTCCATCAAGGGAAGAAGATAGTTGACCATGTGCTCGTCATCAATACTGTATTGATCCAATTCGCTGCCATTTTTCGGCAAGGTCCCATCTGTGAAGGTGTCTGCTAAGGTGCGTGAGGTCATGCCACTCTCAGAGCTAGTCCCTCTATCTGCATTCTGTGGCTCGTCACTGGTAAGAGTTTGGATAGACTTTCTTCTATTTATATTGACGTTTTTTATGATATCTTTGAATTTAGTGCTCAAGTCATTAGGTCCTTTGAATCTGTGGACTGTCCAAAATTGTTCGAGACTGTTGTACTTCTCTTGTTCCTCTCCGGAATCCAGAAATCCTGTGACAAGCCTGTTTAATTCATTTCTGTAGTTCCAGCAAGATGAATATACTCTGGGCATCCATGTTTCGTTCAAGTGTTCCGGGTCAACCAGAACCCCAAGTGAGTACATTCTCACAGAGTTTCGGTCAACGTTTCCATCAACTGTCTTCTGCGATGATAAGTTCTGCTTGAAAACAAGTATTCCATACAATAGAGACTTGGTGTTGGCCAGGTTCGGCTCTCCTTTTTCGTGAACAAAACAGATAATGTCAGTATCAACTGAGTGGAGCCCCGACGGCAATGCCTTGAATTCCAAGCCTTTGCTAGGATATAAAGACTCATTTAGTGATCGGAACCACTTTAATTCATATCCCGTATGCACATCAAATTTTGCCAGAAACATGCCACACAGGGCCGCCTTCGAGGTTCTGGAAGGATTGTCAACCGTAGGAATGATTATCTCCATGCTGCAAATATCGGccaaagaaacagctgAAGGCTTGACTTTCTGCACATTTAATTTAGCCTACGATGGGGCAGTGAGCTGCTGACGTAATGCTTTTGATATGACATGGAAGTTGTTGTATAGTAGCTGAAACGGTGTTACAGAGGGCGAGGAAAAGGGAAGGGCCCAGCAGTGGAGCAAGATAGCTTTGTGGAAGAATAAAGAAGCATTTCAAGGAGTATAATGTGGTAAAAATAATAACTGTAACTaataattatattttaCATCTCATGCTTCTAGCTCAAACTGATTTTATATT carries:
- a CDS encoding Conserved hypothetical membrane protein; translated protein: MLQSESLELARRYWTYSNDGSRYAFFAFLAAIIVIFLIFTCMLNVRRIRRGRTPIISQYLAPPSYYQSQHQSPDGNSVPLPTYTPQPNPNQDIGYYDINGNFIPYSKASGPGGPNGPVGPNGQSGVNGGSQTAPNPFDQQGTGQTSSPYAQPPATEPISSPQQVYSRPTDTETYPAYTSHSSGANAPANYTPPPGPPPTHKKDY
- a CDS encoding Phosphoglycerate mutase — its product is MPGTLILIRHGQSLWNKDDRFCGWVDIKLSETGREQARHSAKLILESGYVQPDICFTSRLSRAIESANIILEEMNCQYIDEVKSWRLNERHYGKLQGEPKSHILELYGKERYQFWRRAFKGCPPAVDPGDKYYCIDDRRYAKVAKDELPRAESLQMVTKRLLPFYNKHVVPHLEADETVLMVTHGSIVRALVKHLYAIDDEAISSVNIPNGIPMVIKFNSAMAPETDHFEFLDPERARIEAEKIARQGFEKSK